The proteins below come from a single Micropterus dolomieu isolate WLL.071019.BEF.003 ecotype Adirondacks linkage group LG05, ASM2129224v1, whole genome shotgun sequence genomic window:
- the LOC123971616 gene encoding regulator of G-protein signaling 21-like isoform X1 yields the protein MPSLIVEPLNTQHFIMDRDDRNRNKTIGKNFMCRLQCMFSHSSSSESRLSLEDTQQWSQSLERLLESKYGLATFRNFLKSEYSDENIEFWLTCEDYKKIKSSFRMSSRAKKIYEQFIKAESPKEINIDYHTREQIKRNVKTPTMYCFDDAQKIVYGLMERDSYPRFLRSDIYRTLLENLAADATKG from the exons ATGCCCAGCCTAATTGTCGAACCACTCAACACTCAACACTTCATCATGGACAGAGATGACAGGAACAGAAACAAGACCAT TGGAAAGAACTTTATGTGCCGACTTCAGTGCATGTTCTCACACTCATCAAGCTCTGAGAG CAGGCTAAGTTTAGAAGATACCCAACAATGGTCACAGTCACTGGAACGGCTTCTCGAGTCTAAAT ATGGACTGGCTACTTTTCGCAACTTTCTCAAATCTGAATACAGCGATGAGAATATTGAGTTCTGGCTCACCTGTGAGGACTACAAGAAGATCAAGTCTTCGTTCAGAATGTCCTCAAGAGCCAAGAAGATTTATGAGCAGTTCATCAAAGCAGAATCCCCTAAAGAA ATCAACATTGACTATCACACCCGAGAGCAGATCAAAAGGAACGTCAAGACTCCCACCATGTACTGCTTTGACGACGCTCAGAAGATAGTTTATGGGCTGATGGAAAGAGACTCGTACCCGCGGTTCCTCCGCTCAGACATTTATAGAACTCTCTTGGAAAACCTTGCCGCTGACGCCACGAAGGGATGA
- the LOC123971616 gene encoding regulator of G-protein signaling 21-like isoform X2, whose translation MPSLIVEPLNTQHFIMDRDDRNRNKTIGKNFMCRLQCMFSHSSSSERLSLEDTQQWSQSLERLLESKYGLATFRNFLKSEYSDENIEFWLTCEDYKKIKSSFRMSSRAKKIYEQFIKAESPKEINIDYHTREQIKRNVKTPTMYCFDDAQKIVYGLMERDSYPRFLRSDIYRTLLENLAADATKG comes from the exons ATGCCCAGCCTAATTGTCGAACCACTCAACACTCAACACTTCATCATGGACAGAGATGACAGGAACAGAAACAAGACCAT TGGAAAGAACTTTATGTGCCGACTTCAGTGCATGTTCTCACACTCATCAAGCTCTGAGAG GCTAAGTTTAGAAGATACCCAACAATGGTCACAGTCACTGGAACGGCTTCTCGAGTCTAAAT ATGGACTGGCTACTTTTCGCAACTTTCTCAAATCTGAATACAGCGATGAGAATATTGAGTTCTGGCTCACCTGTGAGGACTACAAGAAGATCAAGTCTTCGTTCAGAATGTCCTCAAGAGCCAAGAAGATTTATGAGCAGTTCATCAAAGCAGAATCCCCTAAAGAA ATCAACATTGACTATCACACCCGAGAGCAGATCAAAAGGAACGTCAAGACTCCCACCATGTACTGCTTTGACGACGCTCAGAAGATAGTTTATGGGCTGATGGAAAGAGACTCGTACCCGCGGTTCCTCCGCTCAGACATTTATAGAACTCTCTTGGAAAACCTTGCCGCTGACGCCACGAAGGGATGA